The genomic stretch ACGATCCACTAGAGTCTAAGGAATGTAATGCTTTTTGCATGGCAACTATCATTTTTCAAAAGTATGATGATCTctgtgatcttgtgacatcctCTCCTTGACTCCTACAGGAGGCTCAGTGACACTCCAGGCGCAAGCGGCGGTACAAAGAAAGACGGCCTGCCCCCCTCCCTGTCTCGCCCCGTCGGTCAGCGAGCCTCCTCTCAACCTACTCCAGAGGTGGACCCTCAGACCATCCTCAAAGCTCTGTTCAAGTCCACCGTGCAGTCCACCTCCACCACCGAGCCCCCCAGCTCACAGGCCACCGCCTTTCGCATCAAGATATAGCTCATGTCTCGTGTGAATACACTGTCTCTTCATAAACATATTACTGCATTCTCAGTGTTCGCAATACAAAACTGTGGTTTTCATCTTGACAGCTGGCCGCCCCACATTCTCTCATATGAAACCGATTTTTACACATTTGATATACATGACTTCTCTGAAACGGGAAATTCGTGGATGCGCAAAACCGTGTTCTTAGTTTTGCGGTATCCAAATGTTACCCGTTTTGTTCCTGAGACGGACTAGTGGAAGGAAGTGTGACgtgatttgttgttttaatcCATTGTGGTGGGGGATGCCAAATCAAACTGGATGAgtaggaatttttttttatttttttttgtcaattcaaTACCAGCTTGTTTGGATATGTTGAGTTTCTTTTAATACTCCTGTTTATCTCCACCCGCCCTTATGTCCCCAAAAGAAATGGGCAAAAAAAAGAGACCTAAAAAACGAATAGACAGACACTGAGCAGCTTTGTCATTGTTGAGAGAAACATTATGTTTAAAGCTCTGTACATCCACACAGGTGTATTCAGTCATATTGCCTGTAcctctttttgtgttttctagGTGTGCACTGACCATAGAAATAAAACGGAATGTAGACCAAGTAAAATATTAGATACCATGTCTGTCTGACTAGGCAGGACAATGAAGTTGTCTTCAGCAAATCCTCGCCAGAAGTCTACCCAACTTCCATCTGAAAAGAGGCCCTCTAAGCCAAAACGACTGAAAACACTTGTGTGAGTAAATCAGGGATTGACAGACACTATAATACTATTTCAGTACCAGTTTTCACACAGTCATATTATGTTGataatttctttgtttttaccaTCCTTGTGGCATCCAGATTGTAGCGTGCTCTACTTGTGACTGGTTTTACTTGGTTGTCCAGTTTTGAAGCAGTATATGTTTAATTCTTCCTAGTATACATTACACTTGATTTCTGTTCAAAGACTGTAAATTACTTTGTTGCTTTTCTTGGTATGTCAGTCAAAGACTAGAGAGGCGGATCTGTCTGTGAAATGTTGCCATTAAATATTTAGCTTTGTAGATGTTGTCTGCGACTCGTTTTTCCTGCCGACTGCTGTGCGATGACGAGGCGTTTTCATCCTAAATGATATACTGACCTACAGCATTTATTCTTTCTAAAAAAAACTCCAGACCAGAAATTAATGCTATCACAGTCATCACAATTTACAGTTccctgtttttattaatttaatttagccATGAAATATAGATTGTTAGCTACTTATCTTCAACTAAAACCCAACAGGTAAAagtattataaaattatttttaagcTTGAGTACTCTATAGCTGATGTGCTCTAAACTAAAATAGTTAAAATTTGTACCTGAAAATAAAGATATCTTTAAACAATTAACAAAAATCACCATCTAATGTAATGTTAGCAGCAGATTTACTTTTGTTTGGTACAATCTTTATTTATGGTTGTGCTGTAATATAGTAGTATTTTTGTTTGGACAGGTAGGATAAACTAAAAGTAATaacaccaaaaaaaataaagtaataaaagtaataaGACAATTCTTGGTGAAACGGCTGTTTTGGGAAATTATTGAAATATATAAcaggtttatttgtttgttcgTTTGTTTATTTAGATCCGCATTAGCTtttgcagagcagcagctattcttcctggggtccacataatttttgtatatgtacatatatacatattaaactaaaactaaaaccaATGAcggaatttttttaattttttttataaatacaaacaactcaaattatattactttttaaactataagatatatatataatttgagttatgtttgtatttattaaataaatataataataattccgTCATTGGTTTTAGTTGTACTTCCGGTGTGAGGGGTCACACCAAAATGGCGCCGTCCAAGAAGAAACATGCCATCAGCCAGGCTTGTGTTATTCCTGGAGGATTTACAGGTATTAAATGACTAAATGAAGAatattaatttaacattttctcTAGCATACTGATTTATCCTCTGACGGAAGTTTAACTTGGTGGTTTTAGCCGGTTTGAGTGGTTATTGTAAGTTCCTGTACTGAGTGATGTGTTGGCTTTATTTAACTTCATGtatttgtctctgtgtctcttcgCAGTGTTGTCTTTACGGTTTAGTTCCGACAGCGTCGCACAGCACAAGCTGTACGtgaaagagcacaaagtgcgAGCAGAGAAGAGTTCCCGCAGACCGATGGACAGGACTCTGTTTGTGCTCAACATCCCCCCATACTGCCCACAGGTACAGTCCatggagctacctgtcagctcgAGGGGATGTGTTGTATTCATCTTTTTAAATCttattatttcagtttaatTGGATAGGAATGAGGATTCTGCCTTTACCAAAGACCataattcatttcatttcaaaatgtatttcgaacatgtagaatacaaaaaaagaaataaagaaagaaagaaaaagaatgatcataccaacaagtggacagtcagaaacaagtagtatttacatacaatgaaagaataagaaaaataaattgtcaacacttgatgccttgatttacatattcgaaaaggagtgagagaagaagtataaactgatttaatcccaccccttctccataagttaattattaaccagcttacttattgagccatacacaTACACTAATTtgattttcctaaatttgtctaactataattattattatttataattattctaactataatatatatattttatataacataaataataattaattttatttaaattaattttattatccTAGTAATGCATTCTAACGGTCATTCCTGCcctgctgtgctgtgtgtgttccCAGGATGTTGTCAAAGAGCTGTTCTCTCAGTTTGGCTCTGTGGAGTCGGTGGAGCTGAGGGACCACCCGGGCTCCACTCGGGAGTCTGGACCCAAGCTGTCCAGGCTCTTTAAACCAGTTGAAAAACAGGTTGGTCCGCACTGCTGCTgaagagctctctctctctgctgtgacaCCATGAGCAAACATTCACTGTACACTGTGTTATGTTCGGTATATTTCAGGTCAAtatttctctgtctgtcccttCCAGGGTTTCAAAGTCGGCTACGTTGTGTTCCAAAGCTCCTCCTCCTTAACAGTAGCTAAATCACACCCACATGATGTTCCTCTGGTGGTCTGCACAGAGCAGCGTCCAGTGAGGACAGGAACACAGAGTGAGTGACGCTACACTGATGGATTCATTTTTAATCATGCAAGGTTTAATAGTGTGAGCCAGGTCCTTGTTGATCAGATATATTCATCTGTCTTCTGACATATTTCATGTTCTTCGTTGCTCTTTCTTACACCAGAATGGATTCAACAGTACACTGAGTCTTTCATTCATCCGGACAAACTGCAACAAATAGTCGACTCCTTCATGGAAGGCTACGACAAGCGGAAAGAGGAGGTGAGACTTCTGCTGCTCTTCCTCCAGCGTCACACGCCCATCTAGTCAACGTGACTTCAacgtgatgtttttttcttgtgtcaCAGGAAGCGGAAAGGCAGAGGAAGGAGGCCGAGCAGCAgcaagaggatgaagagggctGGGTGAAGGTCACGAGAGGACCCAAGGGCACCAAGGGCCGCCCCCACAGCGAGGCAGCCAACAAGAGGACTCTACAGAAAgagatgaggaagaagaagaggaaggagctcATGAACTTCTACACCTGgcagcagagaaacacacagaaagaacGTAAGTTCATTCTCTTCTTCAGGCTAGAATTTGTCATTGATGTAGGGTCAAGGAGACAGAGAAGCCATCAAGCTTTTGTTATGGCTAACTCTatcctgtttctttttttcagatattgctGAACTGAGGAAAAAGTTTGAGGAGgataaacagaaaatatctCTGCTGAGGGCACAGAGAAAGTTCAGACCTTACTGAGGCAACTTTCCCAACTTTCCTTTCCTCATTTCACTGCTTTTGTATGTCTTATCTACGATATAACCCTGAACATTTGTGTCAATAAACTATTATTCTAACTCActtattttcatcattattgAATTACCAGCACCTCACAACCaaggttattatagtaaactaaaactaaataaaaactatatatagatatatatatctatatatagatatatatatatagcaaattaatttcagttttagttttttaagtATAATATATTAAAGGAAAAAGACCgcatgaatttccgtcaactctcgtgacattgaaccacagaaatttaACAAGACTTTACATTCCAGGTGACGGTGCTTCACATCGGACAATAAAGTAGCGCTAACATTAGACATGGCCATTCCTGCACAGTTCTCCTactatgtattttgtatgtttatgtagctacatacttctgagacattatagctggccctaacaaaaacaaacaaactctgGAAAACTAAAACTaccaaacacactctgaaaactaactaaaactaaacaaaagCTAGCAAATGCAccctgaaaactaactaaaactagtaaacacactctgaaaactaactaaaactgaACCAAAGAgtctcaaataaaataaaaacaaattaaattcaaAACATGCAGGACCAAGTACCAATGCCAAGTTTCATAAAATGACAGTTCAagtatcattaaaaaaaaaactagcttTTGGAACCATTTGAACCAATGTGTTTTGGCATtgattttacaaaaacaaattaaactaGCCATAATGAATGACTA from Sebastes fasciatus isolate fSebFas1 chromosome 13, fSebFas1.pri, whole genome shotgun sequence encodes the following:
- the rrp7a gene encoding ribosomal RNA-processing protein 7 homolog A, with protein sequence MAPSKKKHAISQACVIPGGFTVLSLRFSSDSVAQHKLYVKEHKVRAEKSSRRPMDRTLFVLNIPPYCPQDVVKELFSQFGSVESVELRDHPGSTRESGPKLSRLFKPVEKQGFKVGYVVFQSSSSLTVAKSHPHDVPLVVCTEQRPVRTGTQKWIQQYTESFIHPDKLQQIVDSFMEGYDKRKEEEAERQRKEAEQQQEDEEGWVKVTRGPKGTKGRPHSEAANKRTLQKEMRKKKRKELMNFYTWQQRNTQKEHIAELRKKFEEDKQKISLLRAQRKFRPY